From one Trifolium pratense cultivar HEN17-A07 linkage group LG1, ARS_RC_1.1, whole genome shotgun sequence genomic stretch:
- the LOC123895746 gene encoding uncharacterized protein LOC123895746 — protein MSSTRSRGERLVQLVSEPERLLRRRNLENQLEIPLPDIVNEPDMVEAPQERPLRSYAIPSQEEPHNSIAAPAIEANNFELKPSLLSAVQQNQFSGNPTDDPNLHLSIFLQYADTVKANGVSPEAIRLRLFPFSLRDRARAWLQSLPSNSVATWDELKKVFLARYFPPSKTAMLRAQINGFRQRDNESLFEAWERYKEMIRICPHHGLENWLIIHTFYNGLLYNTRMTIDAAAGGALMDKPYNQAYQLIESMAQNHYQWGNERTTVEKPQTKGGMYEISNMDHINAKLDALTQKIESLTNAPKATVAATIQNCELCGAQGHTIAECRLLTEAPNDQVNYTQGNSYNQNQRNHPYLSYNSNNASYAPGQAPTPSPPGFQKPAQNAPMKSNLELMMENFIAIQTQTNKEVLNQNIHTNEQIKQLTSRLDVLTTHNKMLETQIAQVAQQQASTSAPAGIFPGQPQPNPRGHVNAVILQSGTQYDGPADPRTKNPAMQPNSDKTTEKESEPKEKEDSGEETQEKEKPYVPPPPYKPPIPYPQRLVQSKNVGQFKKFVELLQKLNITIPFTEAITRMPSYAKFLKDILTNKKKIEEEETVMLTAECSSILQNNMPPKLKDPGSFSIPCVIGKHVIDRALCDLGASISLMPMPIYEKLKLGELRPTKMSIQFADRSVKYPLGILENVPVRIGQFFIPTDFIVMDIREDSNTPIILGRPFLATAGAIIDVKKGKLTFEVGEEKVEFILTQFMNASAIEDSCYMLDVVKECGKEMEKDKTKNSEILKTLIPPTHKNGNDDLAKKSSCCRLDIAESNVDNTPFKRVPPDILKAQPESNIFKNKTSLSASKKKKGKRKTPMRWFDMFKWRPKDVGHNFKDVSLEEAPY, from the coding sequence ATGTCAAGCACTCGCTCTAGAGGCGAAAGATTGGTACAACTAGTTAGCGAACCCGAACGTCTTTTAAGACGtagaaatttagaaaatcaaTTAGAGATTCCTCTTCCTGATATAGTTAACGAACCAGATATGGTTGAAGCCCCACAAGAACGACCACTAAGGTCCTACGCTATTCCTTCGCAAGAAGAACCACACAATAGCATCGCTGCCCCCGCTATTGAAGCAAATAACTTTGAGCTTAAACCTTCATTGTTGTCGGCCGtacaacaaaaccaattctccGGAAACCCCACGGACGACCCCAATTTACATTTGTCCATATTCTTGCAATACGCGGATACCGTGAAGGCAAATGGTGTCAGTCCCGAAGCTATAAGACTTCGCTTATTCCCATTCTCGTTAAGAGATAGAGCTAGAGCTTGGCTCCAGTCCCTACCATCCAACTCAGTCGCAACATGGGACGAGTTGAAGAAAGTCTTTTTAGCAAGATATTTCCCGCCTAGCAAGACTGCTATGCTAAGAGCCCAAATCAATGGATTTAGACAAAGAGACAATGAGTCTCTCTTCGAAGCATGGGAAAGATATAAAGAAATGATTAGGATATGTCCTCATCATGGGCTCGAAAATTGGCTAATTATCCACACCTTTTACAATGGTCTCTTGTATAATACAAGAATGACAATAGACGCCGCAGCTGGTGGCGCACTTATGGATAAACCATACAACCAAGCCTATCAGCTTATCGAGAGCATGGCTCAGAACCATTATCAGTGGGGAAACGAGAGAACAACAGTAGAGAAACCTCAAACGAAAGGTGGAATGTACGAAATCAGCAACATGGACCACATCAACGCCAAGTTAGATGCCTTAACTCAAAAGATAGAGAGTCTAACCAACGCACCCAAAGCCACCGTGGCTGCAACAATACAAAATTGTGAGTTGTGCGGAGCTCAGGGTCATACAATCGCTGAATGTCGACTTCTAACCGAAGCTCCCAACGACCAAGTGAATTACACTCAAGGGAACTCTTACAACCAAAACCAAAGAAATCACCCGTACCTTTCGTACAATAGCAACAACGCTTCATATGCACCTGGCCAAGCACCTACTCCTTCGCCACCAGGATTCCAAAAACCTGCTCAAAATGCTCCTATGAAGTCAAACCTTGAATTGATGATGGAGAACTTCATAGCCATACAAACTCAAACTAACAAGGAAGTCCTAAATCAAAACATACACACTAATGAGCAAATTAAGCAATTAACAAGCAGGCTAGATGTCTTAACCACTCACAATAAGATGTTAGAAACACAAATCGCACAAGtggcacaacaacaagcatctACCTCTGCTCCCGCAGGCATATTTCCTGGCCAGCCTCAGCCAAACCCTAGGGGACATGTGAATGCTGTTATATTACAAAGTGGGACACAATACGATGGACCGGCTGATCCTAGAACTAAAAATCCTGCCATGCAACCCAATTCTGATAAGACAACCGAGAAAGAGAGTGAACCAAAAGAAAAGGAGGATAGTGGAGAGGAAACCCAAGAGAAAGAGAAACCTTACGTTCCTCCCCCACCATATAAACCACCCATCCCGTATCCTCAAAGATTAGTACAATCCAAAAACGTAGGGCAGTTTAAGAAATTTGTAGAGCttctacaaaaactaaacatcacAATACCTTTTACGGAAGCTATCACACGAATGCCCTCGTACGCTAAATTTCTTAAAGATATCTTAACTAATAAGAAAAAGATCGAGGAAGAAGAAACTGTTATGCTTACTGCCGAGTGTAGCTCCATACTTCAAAATAATATGCCTCCTAAGCTAAAAGACCCAGGAAGTTTTTCCATACCATGTGTCATTGGAAAACATGTCATAGATAGAGCACTATGCGATTTAGGAGCCAGTATAAGCTTAATGCCTATGCCCATATATGAAAAACTTAAGTTAGGAGAATTGAGACCAACTAAAATGTCAATACAATTCGCTGACCGTTCTGTCAAATACCCCCTAGGTATACTAGAAAACGTGCCAGTACGTATAGGTCAATTCTTTATCCCAACTGATTTTATAGTCATGGACATTAGGGAAGATTCCAATACACCCATAattttaggaaggccattctTAGCAACTGCCGGTGCCATAATAGATGTGAAAAAAGGAAAGCTCACCTTTGAAGTAggtgaagaaaaagttgaatttatctTAACACAATTCATGAACGCATCGGCCATTGAAGATAGTTGCTATATGTTAGACGTCGTCAAAGAATGTGGAAAAGAGATGGAGAAAGATAAAACCAAAAATTCTGAAATTCTAAAAACTCTCATCCCTCCGACTCATAAAAATGGTAATGACGACCTAGCTAAGAAAAGCTCTTGCTGTAGACTCGACATAGCTGAATCAAATGTCGATAACACACCCTTTAAACGAGTACCTCCCGACATACTAAAAGCCCAACCAGAAAGTAAtatcttcaaaaataaaacatctTTGTCTGCctccaagaaaaagaaaggaaaaaggaAAACACCTATGAGATGGTTTGACATGTTCAAATGGAGACCTAAGGATGTTGGACATAATTTTAAGGACGTGAGTTTGGAAGAGGCACCATACTAA